The proteins below come from a single Cinclus cinclus chromosome 21, bCinCin1.1, whole genome shotgun sequence genomic window:
- the RBM44 gene encoding RNA-binding protein 44 encodes MEVEKSKRSCFTQTSCLGEDLGEDSQLEYLSAHEEYEEDKYNSSEFSEQGEVAEVKDMPLISDKVPPQITAGEEDPGKSERPTQSMAVEPDILFLPHSENAQLCRHADPSYFSSCEKPAMCTHGTNSTDSTAERAETQFPVPEIPPSKTLVADMEAADKSSSGSPSAGKWERGEALRRVPVVSAALQAVDDSRAGFPTSRSSSAQVCLCSRAVNTEVTMMSKTRPVGWLGQTSVDAACNTEWSFRAQSSHVQASDTKQEVPPDRFDRPEHPNTQTGKNSASGCCHNVLQRAAEAELQLLAIHYEMCYQHCLKVYELALEENTCFGRCEEKTELHSSLLLVLDELDNNYSSMRMEISMGIPLNELPPLSVELKFSPISSFYIPSKEKSQADSDHPGDSASPETREEQPKDQALERGCVKNEEGSEYWFDAKEDLSVADISVMCRETKKQQGKQDSTDSRDVKRVGSGDRHSSIHGDGPKPSVPEDAGENSRLKTSSCSSVNPSGVFVSPYALNLSSFTKLVKRLQERHPEFSRDEIVGAVQEVRKINKGVLSGLAISCIEEKTSAILRRSMCCSQQEKQ; translated from the exons ATGGAAGTGGAAAAGAGCAAGAGGAGCTGCTTCACTCAGACCTCCTGTTTGGGTGAAGATTTAGGTGAAGACTCACAGCTGGAGTATCTGAGTGCTCACGAGGAATATGAGGAGGATAAGTACAACTCCAGTGAGTTTTCTGAGCAGGGGGAGGTTGCAGAGGTGAAGGACATGCCACTGATCAGTGACAAGGTGCCACCCCAAATCACAGCAGGGGAAGAAGATCCTGGAAAGAGTGAAAGACCCACCCAGAGCATGGCAGTGGAGCCAGACATTCTTTTCCTGCCCCACAGTGAAaatgcccagctctgcagacatgCAGACCCCTCCTATTTCAGCAGCTGTGAAAAACCTGCAATGTGCACACATGGTACCAACAGTACTGACAGCACTGCAGAGCGTGCTGAAACCCAGTTCCCAGTGCCTGAAATCCCCCCTAGCAAGACTCTTGTTGCTGACATGGAAGCTGCAGATAAATCCTCTAGTGGGAGCCCCAGTGCTGGGAAGTGGGAGCGTGGTGAAGCCCTGAGGAGAGTTCCCGTTGTCTCTGCAGCCTTGCAGGCTGTGGATGATTCCAGAGCTGGCTTCCCAAcgagcagaagcagcagtgcccaggtgtgtctctGCTCCAGGGCAGTGAACACAGAGGTAACCATGATGAGCAAAACTCGACCCGTGGGGTGGCTGGGTCAAACCTCCGTGGACGCTGCTTGCAACACAGAATGGTCCTTCAGAGCTCAGAGCTCACACGTGCAGGCAAGTGACACAAAACAAGAAGTGCCACCAGACCGGTTTGATAG gcCAGAACATCCCAACACGCAAACTGGGAAGAATTCTGCATCAGGCTGCTGTCACAACgtcctgcagagagcagctgaagcagagctgcagctcctggccatCCATTACGAGATGTGCTACCAGCACTGCTTGAAGGTTTATGAGCTGGCTTTGGAGGAAAACACCTGTTTTGGGAG GTGTGAGGAGAAGACTGAGTTACATTCATCTCTCTTGTTGGTTTTGGATGAGCTGGACAACAACTACAGCAGTATGAGAATGGAAATAAGCATGGGCATACCTTTAAATGAACTTCCACCACTGTCAGTTGAGCTGAAGTTTTCCCCAATCTCTTCCTTTTACATCCCTTCCAAG GAGAAGTCACAGGCTGATAGTGATCATCCAGGTGACTCTGCTTCCCCTGAGACACGGGAAGAGCAGCCTAAAGATCAGGCTCTGGAACGTG GCTGTGTAAAAAATGAGGAAGGGAGTGAGTATTGGTTTGATGCTAAGGAAGACTTGTCAGTGGCAGATATTTCAGTAATGTGCAGAGAAACGAAAAAGCAACAAGGAAAACAAGACTCGACTGACTCAAGAG ACGTGAAGAGAGTGGGGAGTGGGGATCGACATTCTTCTATTCATGGTGATGGCCCAAAACCCTCAGTGCCTGAG GATGCTGGGGAAAATTCCCGGTTGAAAACATCCTCCTGTTCCTCTGTTAACCCATCTGGTGTCTTTGTTTCTCCTTATGCACTGAACTTGAGCAGCTTTACCAAGTTAGTAAAGAGGCTTCAAGAAAGGCATCCAGAGTTTAGCAG AGATGAAATTGTGGGGGCTGTGCAGGAGGTGAGGAAGATCAACAAAGGTGTCCTGAGTGGCTTGGCCATCAGTTGTATTGAAGAAAAGACCTCTGCCATTCTGAGGAGATCGATGTGCTGTTCTCAACAGGAGAAGCAGTGA